The following proteins are co-located in the Megalobrama amblycephala isolate DHTTF-2021 linkage group LG12, ASM1881202v1, whole genome shotgun sequence genome:
- the bend5 gene encoding BEN domain-containing protein 5 isoform X6 has translation MYAFVRFLEDDMCYALPVSDVKDFQPVHKRDFDDQKVYVVLRGAGHPAKAHILALAESIEEFEHSIMQKKMKIPKMSNRNTVENHFGEERMPLRHKKVQSQEQQRASSNSSKSLAAVVARLERNAVNSCTEGEELDRLTTEEEEEQDEAVVPRVLYEELVHSYRQQEEEMRRLQQELERTRRQLLQQAKKLKEYGSLLTEVKELRDFNRRLQDVLLMRLGSEPMHDNGTQTIKAEVVEPISEPQEVCQEEANTSSTHSHSPSPRTVYTFNDGKVHLGGGIWVEEEKWHQLQRTQGDSKFTKNLAVMIWGTETLKNRSVTGVATKKKKDALPKPPLSPSKLKIVRECLYDRVSQETADSAEITQRLSKVNKYICEKIMDINKSIKNEERRESKLLIQQTVKMENFPYDGL, from the exons ATGTACGCTTTCGTGCGTTTCTTGGAGGACGACATGTGCTACGCGTTACCTGTGTCAGACGTGAAAGATTTCCAGCCTGTGCACAAAAGAGATTTTGATGATCAGAAGGTGTATGTGGTGCTGAGAGGCGCAGGCCATCCTGCCAAAGCACACATCCTCGCCCTGGCAG AAAGCATTGAGGAATTTGAGCACAGTATTATGCAAAAGAAGATGAAAATACCCAAGATGTCGAACAGGAACACAGTGGAGAATCACTTTGGCGAGGAGAGAATGCCCCTTAGACATAAAAAG GTCCAGTCACAGGAACAGCAGCGGGCCAGTTCGAACTCCTCAAAGAGCCTGGCTGCGGTGGTGGCACGGCTGGAAAGGAACGCAGTCAACTCATGCACAGAGGGAGAGGAGCTGGACAGACTCACaacagaggaagaggaagaacagGACGAGGCCGTGGTGCCTCGCGTCCTGTACGAGGAGCTGGTGCACAGCTACAGGCAGCAGGAAGAAGAAATGAGACGGCTGCAGCAGGAACTGGAGCGCACACGCAGGCAGCTGCTGCAGCAGGCCAAGAAGCTGAAGGAGTACGGCAGTCTGCTGACCGAAGTCAAGGAGCTCCGTGATTTCAATCGACGCCTGCAGGACGTCCTGCTCATGAGGCTTGGCAGCG AGCCGATGCATGACAATGGCACACAGACAATCAAAGCAGAGGTGGTGGAGCCGATCAGTGAACCACAGGAGGTGTGTCAAGAGGAAGCCAACACTAGCTCCACCCACTCCCACTCCCCATCCCCGAGAACCGTCTACACCTTCAATGATGGAAAA GTGCACTTGGGTGGAGGGATTTGGGTGGAGGAGGAGAAGTGGCACCAGCTACAGCGGACACAGGGAGACTCCAAATTCACCAAAAACCTGGCGGTGATGATCTGGGGGACAGAAACCCTGAAGAACCGCAGTGTGACTGGCGTCGCTacgaagaagaagaaagatGCCTTGCCCAAACCACCGCTCTCACCAAGCAAGCTCAAAATCGTCCGAG AGTGTCTGTACGACCGTGTGTCTCAAGAAACAGCCGACAGCGCAGAGATCACCCAGCGATTATCCAAAGTGAACAAATACATCTGCGAAAAGATCATGGATATCAACAAATCCATCAAGAACGAGGAACGGCGAGAGTCCAAGCTTCTCATCCAACAGACAGTGAAGATGGAGAACTTCCCTTATGACGGCCTGTAG